A part of Myxococcus landrumus genomic DNA contains:
- a CDS encoding DoxX family protein, whose translation MGVLVPIARLLFSAIFITSGLNHFIQLDALTAVAQASGVPEPRWAVLLSGTALVLGGLSVLLGVFARLGAAVIALFLLSAAFMVHRFWLVADPLEAQNQLIHFMKNLSMAGGALFIVYFGSGPYSLRRSGRQEGLGGKLGSPPLRR comes from the coding sequence ATGGGAGTGCTCGTGCCGATTGCTCGACTGCTCTTCTCCGCCATCTTCATCACCAGCGGCCTGAACCACTTCATCCAGCTCGACGCGCTGACGGCCGTGGCCCAGGCCTCCGGCGTCCCGGAGCCTCGCTGGGCGGTGCTGCTGTCGGGCACGGCGCTGGTGCTGGGCGGGCTGTCGGTGTTGCTCGGGGTGTTCGCCCGGCTGGGGGCCGCGGTCATCGCCCTGTTCCTGCTGAGCGCGGCGTTCATGGTCCATCGCTTCTGGCTCGTCGCGGATCCGCTGGAGGCGCAGAACCAGCTCATCCACTTCATGAAGAACCTCTCCATGGCGGGAGGCGCGCTCTTCATCGTCTACTTCGGCTCCGGGCCCTACAGCTTGCGCCGGAGCGGACGCCAGGAGGGGCTGGGCGGGAAGCTGGGCTCCCCGCCGCTGCGGCGCTGA
- a CDS encoding metallophosphoesterase, whose protein sequence is MRLRRWVRRRPPLSSLEASRMEPLSGGRNEVVAWSGEDPLRPERRLRWRDHFTLTENLLHLPHLPDCHDGLRVAQLSDVHVGQATSDVRIRRAVEAVNAESPDLVFLTGDYVTHSPKPLPRVREVLSGLKGRVFVVLGNHDHQVNAPYLRESFERLGYTVLQNEHRVVEVHGAPVTVLGVDDGRTRRDDVAATFRGAPESGTRLVLAHTPPTVEKLPEQGNLVQFSGHTHGGQFIVQGLTEAIFRRAGQPYIRGHYHVKGNQLYVNRGLGFGFGGPYLRRGSEPEVAFFTLRSRLALAAAS, encoded by the coding sequence ATGCGTTTGAGACGTTGGGTCCGCCGCCGCCCTCCTCTGTCCTCCCTGGAAGCTTCGCGAATGGAACCCCTGTCCGGGGGGCGCAACGAGGTGGTGGCCTGGAGCGGCGAGGACCCCCTGCGCCCGGAGCGGCGCCTGCGTTGGAGGGACCACTTCACCCTCACGGAGAACCTGCTCCACCTGCCGCACCTGCCCGACTGCCATGACGGCCTGCGCGTGGCGCAGCTGTCCGACGTCCACGTGGGCCAGGCCACCAGCGACGTGCGCATCCGCCGCGCGGTGGAGGCCGTCAACGCGGAGTCCCCCGACCTGGTCTTCCTCACCGGCGACTACGTCACCCACAGCCCCAAGCCGCTGCCGCGCGTGCGCGAGGTGCTCTCCGGGCTGAAGGGCCGCGTCTTCGTGGTGCTGGGCAATCACGACCACCAGGTCAACGCGCCCTACCTGCGCGAGAGCTTCGAGCGGCTGGGCTACACGGTGCTCCAGAACGAGCACCGCGTGGTGGAGGTGCACGGCGCGCCGGTGACGGTGCTGGGCGTGGACGACGGGCGCACCCGACGCGACGACGTGGCGGCCACGTTCCGCGGCGCGCCGGAGTCCGGCACGCGGCTGGTGCTGGCCCACACGCCCCCCACGGTGGAGAAGCTGCCCGAGCAGGGAAACCTGGTGCAGTTCTCCGGGCACACGCACGGCGGACAGTTCATCGTCCAGGGCCTCACGGAGGCGATCTTCCGCCGCGCGGGGCAGCCCTACATCCGCGGGCACTACCACGTGAAGGGCAACCAGCTCTATGTGAACCGGGGCCTGGGCTTCGGCTTCGGCGGCCCCTATCTGCGCCGGGGCAGCGAGCCGGAGGTCGCCTTCTTCACGCTGCGCTCCCGCCTGGCGCTCGCCGCGGCGAGCTGA
- a CDS encoding sensor histidine kinase: MSTMPLGMAVVDRNLCFVEVSEALAALNGQPREAHLGRPMDEVMSPHSSLGDTARRVRRVLETGEPLDGVEIIHREPGGGVERTRVFRASYHPVRRGGEVIAACLYVEDLTERRRVEAQRDAGAARERAVREQALRETQEAVRARDEFLSVAAHELRTPLTSMRLHLQLLLRQVVGAQPVLGQELAPRSQVLERQLSRLGSLVNTLLDVSRLAAGKLSLEPRELDLVQVVRQMVDAFSEEFARAGCELTVHVSGSLPGQWDPLRVEQVLVNLLSNAAKYGAGRPVEVSLVGEGTMAVLAVKDHGIGISEDGMARLFGKFERAVSERHYGGLGLGLYITRQIVEAMGGSITVRSAQGQGSTFILRLPTQPRVPGAGHPGALGTRVK; this comes from the coding sequence ATGTCCACGATGCCGCTGGGCATGGCGGTGGTGGACCGGAACCTGTGCTTCGTGGAGGTGAGCGAGGCGCTCGCCGCCCTCAACGGCCAGCCGCGCGAGGCCCACCTCGGCCGTCCCATGGACGAGGTGATGAGCCCTCACTCCTCGCTGGGCGACACCGCCCGCCGCGTGCGCCGCGTGCTGGAGACGGGAGAGCCGCTGGACGGCGTGGAAATCATCCACCGCGAGCCTGGCGGGGGCGTGGAGCGCACGCGCGTCTTCCGCGCCAGCTACCACCCGGTGCGTCGAGGCGGCGAGGTCATCGCCGCGTGTCTCTACGTGGAGGACCTCACGGAGCGCCGCCGCGTGGAGGCCCAGCGTGACGCGGGCGCCGCCCGGGAGCGCGCCGTGCGCGAGCAGGCCTTGCGCGAGACGCAGGAGGCGGTGCGCGCCCGGGACGAGTTCCTGAGCGTCGCGGCCCATGAGCTGCGCACGCCGCTCACCAGCATGCGGCTCCACTTGCAACTGCTGCTGCGGCAGGTGGTCGGCGCGCAGCCCGTGTTGGGCCAGGAGCTGGCGCCGCGAAGCCAGGTGCTGGAGCGGCAGTTGTCGCGGCTGGGCAGCCTGGTGAACACGCTCCTGGACGTGTCGCGCCTGGCGGCGGGCAAGCTGAGCCTGGAGCCTCGTGAGCTGGACCTGGTGCAGGTGGTCCGGCAGATGGTGGATGCGTTCTCGGAGGAGTTCGCCCGCGCCGGCTGCGAGCTGACCGTGCACGTCTCCGGCTCGCTGCCCGGCCAGTGGGATCCGCTGCGCGTGGAGCAGGTGCTGGTGAACCTGCTGTCCAACGCGGCCAAGTACGGCGCGGGGCGCCCGGTGGAGGTGTCGCTGGTGGGCGAGGGCACCATGGCGGTGCTGGCCGTGAAGGACCACGGCATCGGCATCTCCGAGGACGGCATGGCCCGGCTCTTCGGCAAGTTCGAGCGCGCCGTGTCGGAGCGCCACTACGGCGGCCTGGGCCTGGGCCTCTACATCACCCGCCAAATCGTGGAGGCCATGGGCGGCAGCATCACCGTGCGCTCCGCCCAGGGCCAGGGCTCCACCTTCATCCTTCGCCTGCCCACGCAGCCTCGAGTCCCCGGCGCGGGCCACCCGGGCGCCTTGGGCACCCGGGTGAAGTAG
- a CDS encoding serine protease, with translation MRTLLLSGAGRKLLGSLLCTVSVAACGPAPEGGAPEKGQEEGTTAQPVVYGTDDRQDVYAHPNATLRARAMESTVALMRASSMTTDAQGRVTFNASTLQSAYGLCSSERFLTDLTPAFCSGTLIDDNLVLTAGHCISTCGDTRFVFNFYRSAAGQMQPVTSADVFSCSSVVVRKQTSGTPNLDYAIVRLDRAATPRFNPAPIRAGNAAMPVGSKVTVIGSGSGIPFKIDAGGSVRDARPSSLDFFVASTDTFGGNSGSGVYENTDYTVAGILVRGETDYVSNGSCSIVNVCAETGCRGEDITYVRPAVSDYCAVAGSQRLCGTTNPPPSIKFNFTATNTSNATVNTTNQAVTLAAGQTIRFGTCSVDGATGTGDTYLRLTNSAGTSVASNDDSCGVLSFASFTATTAGTYTIRAGCYSNGSCSGTVAYTVQ, from the coding sequence ATGCGCACCCTTCTTCTCAGTGGAGCAGGTCGGAAGCTGTTGGGCTCGCTGTTGTGTACCGTGTCCGTCGCGGCCTGCGGGCCGGCGCCGGAGGGGGGTGCACCCGAGAAGGGCCAGGAGGAGGGCACCACCGCGCAGCCCGTGGTGTACGGCACCGATGACCGCCAGGACGTCTACGCGCACCCGAACGCGACGCTGCGCGCTCGGGCGATGGAGTCCACGGTGGCGCTGATGCGCGCGTCGTCCATGACGACGGATGCGCAGGGGCGGGTGACGTTCAACGCGTCCACGCTGCAGAGCGCGTATGGCCTGTGCTCGTCGGAGCGCTTCCTGACGGACCTGACGCCCGCGTTCTGCTCCGGCACGCTCATCGACGACAACCTGGTGCTGACGGCCGGCCACTGCATCAGCACGTGCGGTGACACGCGCTTCGTCTTCAACTTCTACCGCTCCGCCGCGGGCCAGATGCAGCCGGTGACGTCCGCGGACGTCTTCTCGTGCTCCAGCGTCGTGGTGCGCAAGCAGACCTCCGGCACGCCCAACCTGGACTACGCGATTGTCCGGCTGGACCGCGCCGCCACGCCGCGCTTCAACCCCGCGCCCATCCGCGCTGGCAACGCCGCGATGCCGGTGGGCAGCAAAGTCACCGTCATCGGCTCGGGCAGCGGCATCCCGTTCAAGATTGACGCGGGCGGCTCCGTGCGCGACGCGCGGCCCAGCTCGCTGGACTTCTTCGTGGCCTCCACGGACACGTTCGGCGGCAACTCCGGCTCCGGCGTGTATGAGAACACCGACTACACCGTGGCCGGCATCCTGGTGCGCGGCGAGACGGACTACGTCTCCAACGGGAGCTGCTCCATCGTGAACGTGTGCGCGGAGACAGGCTGCCGCGGCGAGGACATCACCTACGTGCGTCCCGCGGTGAGCGACTACTGCGCGGTGGCTGGCAGCCAGCGGCTGTGCGGCACCACCAACCCGCCGCCCTCCATCAAGTTCAACTTCACGGCGACCAACACGTCCAACGCCACCGTCAACACCACCAACCAGGCGGTGACGCTGGCGGCGGGCCAGACGATTCGCTTCGGCACCTGCTCGGTGGACGGCGCCACGGGCACGGGTGACACCTACCTGCGGCTCACCAACTCCGCGGGCACCTCCGTCGCGAGCAATGACGACTCGTGCGGCGTGCTGTCCTTCGCCTCGTTCACCGCGACGACGGCGGGCACGTACACCATCCGCGCGGGCTGCTACTCCAACGGGAGCTGCAGCGGCACGGTGGCCTACACCGTCCAGTAA
- a CDS encoding Fur family transcriptional regulator, with protein sequence MGAKRIAVQPKLADFQERIRASGLRSTAPRVAVLRELESATAPMSHADLVDALGDEGYDRVTIYRNLTDLTEAGLVVRADLGDHVWRFELRRSGDEHSGNHPHFTCTDCGTVACLPEESIRIAGSKGVPRAVAQKSVDVQLRGLCDRCA encoded by the coding sequence ATGGGAGCCAAACGAATTGCCGTGCAGCCGAAGCTCGCTGATTTCCAGGAGAGGATCCGCGCGTCGGGTCTTCGCAGCACCGCGCCCCGCGTGGCGGTGCTCCGCGAGCTGGAGTCCGCTACCGCGCCAATGAGCCACGCCGACCTGGTGGATGCATTGGGTGACGAGGGCTACGACCGGGTGACCATCTACCGCAACCTGACGGACCTCACCGAGGCCGGCCTGGTGGTGCGCGCGGACCTGGGTGACCACGTGTGGCGCTTCGAGCTGCGCCGCTCGGGTGACGAGCACAGCGGCAACCACCCGCACTTCACCTGCACGGACTGCGGCACGGTGGCCTGCCTGCCGGAGGAGTCCATCCGCATCGCGGGCTCCAAGGGCGTGCCCCGCGCCGTGGCGCAGAAGAGCGTGGACGTGCAGCTGCGCGGTCTCTGCGACCGCTGCGCGTAA
- a CDS encoding di-heme oxidoreductase family protein produces the protein MKRSAVLGLALTLLGAAACGDTPEPPSKPPPKEPPIVVPPPRFDVVEPGEDKPGGDTSVARSGPTAFTQPAANLSLARRSEFFVGESVFEADWVPAPGAQPERDGLGPVFHSVSCLACHLGNGRGRPPEENEVADTLLVRLSVPGTGPHGEPVPEPTYGDQLQPRGVRQVPAEGQARMTWKDLPGTFADGEPYTLREPQLELTNLAHGPMSPDTRTSARVAQPMVGLGLLAAIPNETLVEWADPDDTNKDGVSGRVNRVWNQRRGHVTLGRFGWKANQPDLEHQNAAAFLGDLGLTTSLFPQENCPPAQAACQAAPNGGTPEVSERQRLALDLYSHLVAVPTREGVDAPQVLQGKGVFHRVGCAKCHRPSVTTGTLEGYPELSGQRIWPYSDLLLHDLGEGLADGREDFLATGREWRTAPLWGLGRTQTVSGHTSLLHDGRARTPMEAILWHDGEARSAKEAVRALPKAEREALLAFLGSL, from the coding sequence TTGAAGCGCTCCGCTGTCCTGGGCCTCGCGCTGACGCTCCTGGGTGCCGCCGCGTGTGGCGACACCCCGGAGCCTCCGTCGAAGCCCCCGCCCAAGGAGCCTCCCATCGTCGTGCCCCCACCGCGCTTCGACGTGGTGGAGCCCGGCGAGGACAAGCCTGGAGGCGACACCAGCGTGGCGAGGTCCGGCCCCACCGCGTTCACCCAGCCCGCGGCCAACCTCTCGTTGGCCCGGCGCTCCGAGTTCTTCGTGGGGGAGTCCGTCTTCGAGGCGGACTGGGTGCCCGCGCCCGGCGCGCAACCGGAGCGCGATGGGCTGGGGCCCGTCTTCCACTCCGTCTCCTGTCTCGCCTGCCACCTGGGCAACGGCCGGGGACGTCCTCCCGAGGAGAACGAGGTGGCGGACACGCTGCTGGTGCGCCTGTCGGTGCCAGGAACGGGTCCCCATGGAGAGCCCGTGCCCGAGCCCACCTACGGCGACCAGCTCCAGCCTCGCGGCGTGAGGCAGGTGCCCGCGGAGGGACAGGCGCGGATGACGTGGAAGGACCTCCCCGGCACCTTCGCGGACGGAGAGCCCTACACGCTGCGCGAGCCCCAGCTTGAGCTGACGAACCTGGCGCATGGCCCCATGTCGCCGGACACACGCACCTCCGCGCGCGTGGCCCAGCCCATGGTGGGCCTGGGCCTGTTGGCCGCCATCCCCAACGAGACGCTGGTCGAGTGGGCGGACCCCGACGACACCAACAAGGACGGTGTCTCCGGCCGGGTCAACCGCGTGTGGAACCAGCGCCGGGGCCACGTCACCTTGGGGCGCTTCGGCTGGAAGGCGAACCAACCAGACCTCGAGCACCAGAACGCGGCGGCGTTCCTGGGGGACCTGGGGCTCACCACCTCCCTGTTCCCCCAGGAGAACTGCCCACCTGCCCAGGCCGCGTGCCAGGCCGCTCCCAACGGAGGAACCCCCGAGGTGAGCGAGCGGCAGCGGCTGGCGCTCGACCTCTACTCACACCTCGTGGCCGTCCCCACGCGAGAGGGCGTGGACGCGCCCCAGGTGCTCCAGGGCAAGGGCGTCTTCCACCGCGTGGGCTGCGCGAAGTGTCACCGCCCGTCCGTCACCACCGGCACCCTGGAGGGCTACCCGGAGCTGTCGGGTCAGCGCATCTGGCCGTACTCGGACCTGCTGCTGCATGACCTGGGAGAGGGACTCGCCGACGGACGCGAGGACTTCCTCGCCACGGGACGCGAGTGGCGCACCGCCCCGCTCTGGGGACTGGGCCGCACCCAGACGGTGAGCGGACACACGAGCCTGCTGCATGACGGCCGCGCCCGCACGCCCATGGAGGCCATTCTCTGGCACGACGGCGAGGCCCGGTCCGCGAAGGAGGCCGTGCGCGCGCTGCCCAAGGCGGAGCGGGAAGCGCTCCTCGCCTTCCTGGGCTCGCTCTGA